The following proteins come from a genomic window of Aspergillus oryzae RIB40 DNA, chromosome 4:
- a CDS encoding dolichyl-P-Glc:Glc1Man(9)GlcNAc(2)-PP-dolichol alpha-1,3-glucosyltransferase ALG8 (glucosyltransferase - Alg8p), producing the protein MADLYPSLAQCAIVATAFKILLFPAYKSTDFEVHRNWLAITHSLPVKEWYYEKTSEWTLDYPPFFAAFEWLLSQVAQYADPAMLTVKNLNYDSWQTIYFQRATVIISELVLVFALNRFIKSAPQSNKHLAHISSLSILLSPGLLIIDHIHFQYNGFMYGVLILSIVLARKQSTLLYSGITFAILLCMKHIHLYLSLAYFVYLLRTYCLDPKSVFRPRFGNIFKLGLGVISVFAVAFGPFIYWNQLLQLKDRLFPFSRGLCHAYWAPNIWAMYSFVDRALILLAPRLGLSINEEALTSVTRGLVGDTSFAVLPEVTKEHTFALTFLFQLLPLIKLWRSPGDWDVFVGAITLCGYASFLFGWHVHEKAVLLIIIPFSLIALRDRRYFSAFRSLAIAGHVSLFPLLFTAAEFPIKTVYTVFWLVLFLFVFEQVAPVPERPRIFPIVDRFSLLYLAVAIPLIIYCSLLHQLIFGLERYEFLPLMFMSSYSALGVVGSWIGFMVVYFTA; encoded by the exons ATGGCTGATCTATACCCTTCTCTGGCACAGTGCGCTATTGTCGCTACAGCCTTCAAgattctccttttccccgCCTA TAAATCGACTGACTTCGAGGTTCACCGCAACTGGCTCGCGATCACACATTCATTACCAGTCAAGGAGTGGTACTACGAG AAAACATCGGAATGGACACTCGACTACCCCCCTTTTTTCGCAGCGTTCGAATGGCTATTGTCTCAAGTGGCGCAGTATGCGGACCCTGCGATGTTGACTGTCAAGAACCTTAATTATGATTCCTGGCAGACAATTTACTTTCAGCGAGCAACTGTTATTATTAGTGAActcgttctcgtcttcgCATTGAATCG CTTCATCAAATCAGCGCCTCAGTCTAATAAGCACCTTGCGCATATCTCCAGCCTCTCAATTCTGTTGTCGCCCGGCCTTCTGATCATCGATCACATCCATTTCCAATACAATGGCTTCATGTACGGGGTTCTGATCCTGTCTATCGTGCTCGCACGAAAGCAGTCGACGCTCCTCTACAGCGGCATCACTTTTGCCATATTGCTCTGCATGAAACACATTCATCTCTATCTGTCGTTGGCCTACTTTGTCTACCTGCTGAGAACTTACTGCCTTGACCCTAAGTCGGTCTTTCGACCCAGATTTGGAAATATCTTCAAACTTGGTCTGGGTGTCATCAGTGTGTTTGCTGTAGCATTTGGTCCATTCATCTATTGGAATCAGTTGCTCCAACTGAAAGATCGGCTCTTCCCGTTCTCAAGAGGTCTGTGCCATGCCTACTGGGCGCCTAACATCTGGGCAATGTATTCCTTTGTGGACCGTGCCCTCATTCTAC TTGCCCCACGTCTGGGTCTTTCAATCAACGAGGAGGCCCTAACGAGTGTTACACGGGGTCTTGTCGGAGACACCTCGTTTGCTGTTCTTCCTGAGGTGACCAAGGAACACACTTTTGCGCTTACTTTTCTGTTTCAGCTG CTTCCGTTAATCAAATTATGGCGCAGCCCTGGCGATTGGGACGTATTTGTTGGCGCCATTACGCTTTGCGGATACGCTTCCTTCCTATTCGGCTGGCATGTTCATGAAAAGGCCGTCCTCCTGATCATAATACCTTTCAGCCTCATAGCCCTCAGAGACAGGCGGTACTTCAGCGCATTTAGATCTCTTGCGATAGCTGGACATGTCTCGCTATTCCCTTTGCTGTTTACTGCGGCCGAGTTTCCTATTAAGACCGTATACACGGTCTTTTGGCTGGtcctgttcctgtttgtATTTGAGCAGGTAGCACCAGTGCCCGAACGACCACGGATATTCCCGATTGTCGACCGCTTCTCCTTGCTATACCTAGCAGTGGCCATTCCACTGATTATCTACTGCTCACTTCTACACCAGTTGATATTTGGTCTAGAACGGTATGAGTTCTTACCTTTGATGTTCATGAGCAGCTATTCCGCCTTGGGCGTAGTAGGCAGTTGGATAGGTTTCATGGTCGTGTACTTTACCGCATAA
- a CDS encoding terpene synthase family protein (predicted protein), giving the protein METHINTHSQLIKRLRAQPVSVPNLLPIFSSWPGAVNPHWRALVPVMNARIDSLFPEPAKATKLKRCDFAHLASTRWPLAGFNELYILAFLSLWLVTWDDQIDDTKRSLSNDFEAAEQYRRETLYFVAQCLDLDITEGLPRSYNDSIFVPDDPIVQSFDVIGEALRDAYTYEQRHRFLREMSLFMVTSHMEQKAKLEGHIPSLEEYWRVRMGTSAVGVICAVNEYSLRSVIPCAIMEDHDMRTMWNEVNVIASM; this is encoded by the exons ATGGAGACACATATCAATACTCACTCTCAGCTGATCAAGCGTCTCAGGGCACAGCCTGTCTCTGTTCCGAACCTACTACCCATTTTCTCATCTTGGCCTGGTGCTGTTAATCCTCACTGGAGGGCCTTGGTTCCTGTGATGAATGCAAGAATTGACAG CCTATTCCCAGAGCCAGCGAAGGCTACAAAGCTTAAGAGGTGTGACTTTGCTCATCTTGCCTCGACCCGGTGGCCCCTGGCTGGCTTCAATGAACTATATATTCTCGCCTTCTTATCCCTTTGGCTCGTCACCTGGGATGACCAAATTGATGACACAAAACGTTCCCTGAGCAACGACTTTGAAGCTGCTGAGCAGTATCGCCGTGAAACTCTTTACTTTGTGGCTCAGTGCCTTGACCTGGATATCACTGAAGGCTTACCTCGTAGTTACAATGACTCTATTTTTGTGCCTGACGACCCTATTGTCCAAAGTTTTGATGTGATTGGCGAAGCGCTTCGTGACGCATATACTTATG AGCAACGGCACAGATTTCTTAGGGAGATGTCTCTTTTCATGGTAACGTCGCATATGGAGCAGAAAGCAAAACTCGAAGGACACATTCCTAGTCTCGAGGAATACTGGAGAGTGCGAATGGGCACCAGCGCAGTTGGTGTGATTTGTGCTGTTAATGA ATATAGTCTTCGGTCAGTAATACCCTGTGCTATCATGGAGGATCACGATATGAGAACAATGTGGAATGAGGTGAACGTTATCGCTTCAATGTAA
- a CDS encoding putative PHD finger domain protein (PHD Zn-finger protein) → MPSAADMRKAGLGPLRPSTQNTTAKKDQRSVQNGDKEISKPQTPLTPAEESIPEPVIPKDNTAQDVTAFTTLPVPDSTDVDVVKLRSAVENALHMASETGNRPVIRGLLRLWETCGKDSFALSVLEGVCGASPGAREQSVFQTVMRTAWKEVQSEENTEVLPAATPAMGRTRSASSVSSLSSAKSLDAETFAPGMGPGPANARSRGRGKHSKTTQKAMDSEASEPPSRRSAFPSSDSTLQRRRALEENPEFSAEAVKAKRTRLQRSFPKITATESRLRSSLASEPPSSITTPAATTASRSQTAAEGAVDDQRERSESPASSDAGDNRRLTPTMATNKENGEENNDFCRECNGSGQLLCCDGCVNSFHFSCLNPPLDPANPPEGDWFCPRCSILKPMGTLLVAVDKVSHKDFALPSRLRSYFAGVQTGDKGQYDEVLPFPRINPRSGRNRSGRYDDPFLLRTVDAKGKLILCHGCGRTTNGRRPIIQCDFCPLAFHMDCIDPPLAIPPAQKPGSDRTYHSWMCPDHSWHDKFFIVQDEEGYDLVKRIRRPKNPRLIDVEILPDEEEDEKIEEQEEEGIMYRVSEKGVKLDFIQRVKRENEELAMKKAVADKYYEYVRQRHDELTSKAHAFYAAQNPEVIEEDTTTAILNSRTAAEREAAANLITFARGNSAEVEDSKISLLIDQLKANVPPDFMPSAENLRTQSAPTESPAANSPDVELMDAQPTNPSAST, encoded by the exons ATGCCATCTGCAGCAGACATGCGCAAAGCAGGATTAGGCCCTCTCAGGCCAAGTACACAGAATACCACTGCCAAGAAAGACCAGCGGTCAGTGCAGAACGGGGATAAAGAGATCAGCAAACCGCAAACACCGTTGACACCTGCTGAAGAATCGATACCTGAACCTGTCATACCAAAGGACAACACTGCGCAGGATGTGACTGCATTTACAACACTTCCTGTCCCTGATTCAACTGATGTTGATGTAGTGAAACTTCGCTCCGCAGTTGAGAACGCCCTCCATATGGCTTCCGAGACTGGTAATCGTCCAGTCATTCGTGGACTACTCCGCCTCTGGGAGACATGTGGCAAAGATTCTTTTGCTTTATCTGTTTTAGAGGGTGTCTGTGGAGCGAGTCCTGGGGCCCGTGAACAGTCAGTGTTCCAAACTGTGATGCGCACCGCCTGGAAAGAGGTACAGTCGGAGGAAAACACAGAAGTATTGCCTGCTGCGACGCCAGCTATGGGGCGTACGCGGTCTGCCAGTAGTGtgtcttcattgtcttctGCTAAGTCACTCGATGCCGAAACATTCGCCCCGGGGATGGGACCGGGACCGGCGAACGCTCGCTCTCGCGGTAGAGGAAAGCACTCCAAAACTACACAGAAGGCTATGGATAGCGAAGCTTCAGAACCCCCAAGTCGCCGCTCTGCGTTTCCATCTAGTGATAGTACTCTTCAACGAAGGCGTGCATTGGAAGAAAATCCCGAATTTTCGGCAGAAGCCGTCAAGGCCAAACGGACTCGCTTGCAAAGGTCTTTTCCGAAAATCACTGCTACTGAGAGTAGACTCCGTTCATCACTTGCTTCTGAACCCCCTTCTAGTATCACAACCCCTGCAGCCACTACGGCCAGCCGATCCCAGACCGCCGCCGAGGGAGCCGTTGACGACCAGAGGGAAAGATCAGAGAGTCCGGCAAGTAGCGATGCTGGAGACAACCGGCGCTTAACCCCTACAATGGCCACCAATAAGGAGAATGGCGAGGAGAACAATGATTTTTGCCGTGAATGCAACGGAAGTGGTCAGCTTTTATGCTGCGACGGATGTGTGAACTCATTCCACTTCTCCTGTCTCAACCCACCTCTGGATCCCGCGAACCCGCCAGAAGGGGATTGGTTCTGTCCAAGATGCTCCATTCTGAAACCTATGGGTACATTGCTTGTCGCTGTGGACAAGGTTTCGCATAAAGACTTCGCTCTGCCCTCTCGCTTGCGTAGCTATTTTGCTGGTGTGCAAACGGGCGATAAAGGACAATACGATGAGGTCTTACCCTTTCCCAGAATCAATCCTCGGAGCGGGAGGAATCGCTCTGGTCGGTATGATGATCCATTCCTGTTGAGAACGGTGGACGCGAAGGGCAAACTCATTCTCTGCCATGGCTGTGGCCGCACCACCAACGGTCGTCGGCCCATTATTCAATGCGATTTCTGTCCTCTCGCCTTCCATATGGACTGTATAGATCCTCCTCTAGCTATACCCCCCGCCCAGAAACCGGGGAGTGATCGCACATATCATAGCTGGATGTGCCCCGACCACAGTTGGCATGATAAGTTCTTCATTGTTCAAGACGAGGAGGGATATGATTTGGTGAAACGTATTCGCCGTCCGAAGAACCCTCGTTTGATAGACGTTGAAATACTTcccgatgaagaagaagacgaaaagatagaggagcaggaagaagagggtatcATGTATCGTGTATCGGAGAAAGGAGTTAAGCTCGATTTTATCCAACGAGTCAAACG GGAAAACGAAGAGCTTGCGATGAAGAAAGCTGTGGCTGACAAGTACTATGAGTATGTTCGTCAACGGCATGATGAGCTTACGTCCAAGGCCCACGCGTTTTATGCAGCCCAGAATCCAGAAGTGATAGAAGAGGACACCACTACTGCGATTCTCAACTCCCGTACCGCCGCTGAGCGAGAGGCCGCGGCAAATTTGATCACCTTTGCCCGGGGCAACAGTGCCGAAGTCGAGGATAGCAAGATCAGCCTCCTCATCGATCAGTTGAAAGCAAACGTGCCGCCGGACTTCATGCCTTCAGCTGAGA ATCTAAGGACTCAGTCTGCTCCAACTGAATCTCCGGCCGCGAATTCCCCAGACGTTGAGCTTATGGACGCTCAACCTACCAACCCATCTGCCAGCACATAA
- a CDS encoding curved DNA-binding protein (42 kDa protein) (metallopeptidase), translating to MADTQAQQPAEVDYTLNNPDTLTKYKTAATISHKVLDAVAALCVEGAKIVEICQKGDELLEEEIAKVYKGKKITKGVGHPTTVSPSSHVTPYTPLVSDAQEAETTLKAGEIAKIQLGAQIDGFGTIVCDQVVVGQDEVTGREADLITATHYANELLLRLMVPPGLLATGTEEEKKKAAAERAPTQAQISQLIEKVAKAYDCNVVENTTSWLFERNEIEAEKKIILSPGTGVKGEGVPDVGEVWGVEIGLSLGSGKVKTLPLRSTLHRRTTTTYGLKRPSSRQTLSEIVKKFGQFPFSLRQLDDEKAAKVGVVECVRGGVLRQYEPAGDADNAPVSRLLTTIAITKNGITKLTAPAAPDFTKVKSDKKIEDEEILKILERPLSKSTGSKKNKNNKKKAAKKADSGDKE from the exons ATGGCTGACACCCAGGCCCAGCAGCCTGCCGAGGTTG ACTACACCCTCAACAACCCCGACACCTTGACCAAGTACAAGACTGCTGCCACTATCTCACACAAGGTCCTCGACGCCGTCGCAG CCCTGTGTGTGGAGGGAGCCAAGATCGTTGAGATCTGCCAGAAGGGTGACGAGCTTCTCGAAGAGGAAATCGCTAAGGTCtacaagggcaagaagatcacCAAGG GTGTCGGTCACCCCACGACTGTCTCTCCCAGCTCCCATGTGACCCCATACACTCCCTTGGTTTCCGATGCCCAGGAGGCCGAGACTACCTTGAAGGCCGGTGAAATCGCTAAGATTCAGCTCGGTGCCCAGATCGATGGCTTCGGAACCATTGTTTGCGACCAGGTTGTTGTCGGCCAGGACGAGGTGACCGGCCGCGAGGCTGACCTCATTACCGCGACTCACTATGCCAACGAGCTCTTGCTCCGTCTCATGGTGCCCCCTGGCCTTCTGGCTACCGGtaccgaggaggagaagaagaaggctgccGCCGAGAGGGCTCCTACTCAGGCCCAGATCTCCCAGCTGATCGAGAAGGTTGCTAAGGCCTACGACTGCAACGTGGTTGAGAACACCACCAGCTGGCTCTTCGAGCGCAACGAGAtcgaggccgagaagaagatcattctCTCCCCCGGCACCGGTGTGAAGGGTGAGGGTGTCCCCGACGTTGGTGAGGTTTGGGGTGTTGAGATTGGTCTCTCCCTTGGCTCCGGAAAGGTCAAGACTCTGCCCCTCCGTTCTACCCTCCACCGCCGTACCACTACCACCTACGGCCTCAAGCGTCCCAGCTCGAGACAGACTCTCTCGGAGATCGTCAAGAAGTTCGGCCAGTTCCCCTTCAGCTTGCGCCAGCtagatgatgagaaggccgctAAGGTTGGTGTCGTCGAGTGTGTCCGTGGTGGTGTCCTGAGACAGTACGAGCCTGCCGGTGATGCTGACAACGCCCCTGTCTCCCGCCTCTTGACTACCATTG CTATCACCAAGAATGGTATCACTAAGCTCACTGCTCCCGCCGCACCTGATTTCACCAAGGTCAAGTCTGATAAGAagatcgaggatgaggaaatcctcaagatccttgaGCGTCCTCTGTCCAAGTCGACTggctccaagaagaacaagaacaacaagaagaaggccgccaaGAAGGCCGACTCTGGCGACAAGGAGTAA
- a CDS encoding putative lectin family integral membrane protein (predicted protein) has protein sequence MKFSASLPLFATLAAAQTVIEGSSFGHGQTLSPTRDTIPGWTIGGEGHSPQVLSNKLILTPPYPGNTRGFAWSQAPVSQSEWSAEFQFRASGVERGGGNLQLWYAKDGQSKIGTSSIYTVGQWDGFALVVDMHAGRGGSIRGFLNDGTTDYKSHRSVDSLAFGHCDYSYRNLGRASVVRIKHTNANLEVTVDDKLCFATDKVSLPAGNTFGVTAATPENPDSFEVFKFVLQTAQSGTAPPAQQQNNQQQQQPPQQQQQQQQQPVAAQAQTQQQPRTDQFVDLAARIELVNKATGNIIREIGNQGKQNENRHLELQQKLATKEQVAGLDARLQKIEQMLQTIQRDLEGKDYHSRFNQLQDTLRSSHQTLTEHLQGSVLSAITASTPRMGFFIFLIIAFQVFLAVSYIIYKRRRANMPKKFL, from the exons ATGAAGTTCTCAGCTTCTTTACCATTGTTCGCTACTCTCGCTGCGGCACAAACTGTGATCGAAGGCTCTAGCTTCGGTCATGGTCAAAC GCTATCACCCACCAGGGACACCATCCCGGGATGGACAattggaggagaaggacatTCTCCCCAAGTT CTCTCCAACAAGCTAATTCTTACTCCCCCTTACCCTGGCAACACTAGAGGGTTTGCTTGGTCCCAAGCTCC GGTTTCCCAATCAGAATGGTCGGCTGAATTCCAGTTCCGAGCATCTGGAGttgagagaggagggggCAACCTCCAACTGTGGTATGCTAAAGATGGTCAGAGCAAGATTGGCACTTCTAGCATTTACACTGTTGGCCAATGGGATGGATTCGCACTCGTCGTTGATATGCACGCCGGAAGA GGGGGTAGCATTAGAGGGTTCCTCAACGATGGCACAACAGATTATAAGAGCCATAGAAGTGTAGACAGCCTTGCTTTTGGACACTGCGACTACTCTTATCGCAACCTGGGACGGGCCTCCGTTGTTCGTATCAAGCACACAAATGCCAACCTTGAAGTAACTGTCGATGACAAACTATGCTTCGCAACGGACAAGGTCTCTCTTCCTGCTGGCAACACCTTCGGTGTGACGGCCGCAACACCAGAGAACCCCGACTCTTTCGAGGTCTTCAAGTTTGTCCTACAGACTGCTCAGTCCGGCACAGCCCCACCAGCCCAGCAGCAAAAcaaccaacagcagcaacaaccaccacagcagcagcagcagcaacaacaacaaccagTCGCTGCCCAGGCCCAAACGCAGCAACAGCCCAGGACCGACCAGTTTGTTGACCTCGCTGCTCGCATCGAACTTGTCAACAAGGCTACGGGCAACATCATCCGCGAAATCGGCAACCAAGGCAAACAGAACGAGAACCGCCATCTCGAGCTCCAGCAGAAACTCGCAACTAAGGAGCAAGTCGCCGGTCTCGATGCCCGCCTCCAGAAGATTGAGCAGATGCTGCAAACCATCCAGCGTGACCTGGAAGGCAAGGACTACCACAGCCGCTTCAATCAGCTCCAGGATACCCTCCGTTCTTCTCACCAGACCTTGACCGAGCACCTTCAGGGCTCTGTCCTCAGCG CAATCACCGCCTCTACTCCACGCAtgggcttcttcatcttcctcatcatcgccttcCAGGTCTTCCTGGCAGTCTCTTACATCATCTACAAGCGCCGCCGCGCAAACATGCCCAAGAAATTCCTCTGA